The Vidua chalybeata isolate OUT-0048 chromosome 6, bVidCha1 merged haplotype, whole genome shotgun sequence genome has a segment encoding these proteins:
- the UEVLD gene encoding ubiquitin-conjugating enzyme E2 variant 3 isoform X6, translating to MTLVSQPDISTPPRNVLSYKFRDLTIEELKDVSKTYPNFTFSMNTYTFKDGSQKDLLNFSGTVPVKYGNSYNIPIHLWILDSHPFAPPICFLKPTANMGIAVGKHVDARGRIYLPYLQNWSHPKSSLIGLIKEMIAKFEEELPLYSLSSSDAARQSELLSYIAKITEGETDMKSRSKTRDRNEECFNKITVVGAGDLGIACVLAVAAKDIADKVVLLDLSEAAAKGGTMDLEIFAVPNVEISKDFSASADSKVVVLTVNSLGNAQTYLDVIQSNVDLFRGIIPAVSHYSQNAVLLVASHPALSRTLSLRVFSLLLPR from the exons ATGACTTTGGTTTCACAACCAGATATATCAACGCCTCCAAGAAATGTCTTAAGT tATAAGTTCAGAGACCTGACCATAGAAGAGCTGAAGGATGTTAGCAAGACCTACCCCAACTTCACGTTCTCCATGAACACATACA cctTCAAGGATGGATCCCAGAAGGACCTCCTGAATTTTAGTGGCACTGTTCCAGTGAAATATG GTAATTCCTATAACATACCTATTCATCTCTGGATCCTGGATTCTCATCCCTTTGCTCCCCCCATTTGCTTCCTGAAGCCGACTGCAAACATGGGCATTGCAGTGGGGAAACACGTCGATGCACGGGGCAGGATTTATTTGCCCTACCTGCAGAACTGGAGCCAT CCTAAATCAAGTCTCATTGGATTAATCAAGGAAATGATTGCAAAGTTTGAAGAAGAGCTCCCTTTATACTCACTGTCATCTTCTGATGCAGCCAGGCAATCAGAACTTCTCTCCTATATTGCAAAGATTACTGAAG GAGAGACTGACATGAAATCAAGGAGTAAAACTCGAGACAGAAATGAAGAATGTTTTAACAAAATTACTGTTGTTGGAGCTGGAGATCTTGGCATTGCATGTGTACTAGCAGTTGCAGCAAAG gATATTGCAGACAAGGTGGTtcttttggatctttctgaAGCTGCAGCAAAAGGAGGGACCATGGATTTGGAGATTTTTGCTGTGCCAAATGTGGAGATCAGCAAAG atttttctgcttcagctgATTCCAAAGTTGTGGTGCTTACAGTTAATTCTCTGGGTAATGCTCAGACTTACCTCGATGTCATACAAAGCAATGTGGATTTGTTCAGAGGAATTATTCCAGCAGTATCCCACTACAGTCAGAATGCTGTTCTCCTTGTTGCCTCTCATCCAG cttTGAGCAGGACACTGtctttgagggttttttctttactgttaccaagataa
- the UEVLD gene encoding ubiquitin-conjugating enzyme E2 variant 3 isoform X5, translating into MTLVSQPDISTPPRNVLSYKFRDLTIEELKDVSKTYPNFTFSMNTYTFKDGSQKDLLNFSGTVPVKYGNSYNIPIHLWILDSHPFAPPICFLKPTANMGIAVGKHVDARGRIYLPYLQNWSHPKSSLIGLIKEMIAKFEEELPLYSLSSSDAARQSELLSYIAKITEGETDMKSRSKTRDRNEECFNKITVVGAGDLGIACVLAVAAKDIADKVVLLDLSEAAAKGGTMDLEIFAVPNVEISKDFSASADSKVVVLTVNSLGNAQTYLDVIQSNVDLFRGIIPAVSHYSQNAVLLVASHPVEVMTFVSWKMSSFPKSRVIGVGANLDSERFRYILTNLLKAEVLAKDAWVIGEQGEDKELWKS; encoded by the exons ATGACTTTGGTTTCACAACCAGATATATCAACGCCTCCAAGAAATGTCTTAAGT tATAAGTTCAGAGACCTGACCATAGAAGAGCTGAAGGATGTTAGCAAGACCTACCCCAACTTCACGTTCTCCATGAACACATACA cctTCAAGGATGGATCCCAGAAGGACCTCCTGAATTTTAGTGGCACTGTTCCAGTGAAATATG GTAATTCCTATAACATACCTATTCATCTCTGGATCCTGGATTCTCATCCCTTTGCTCCCCCCATTTGCTTCCTGAAGCCGACTGCAAACATGGGCATTGCAGTGGGGAAACACGTCGATGCACGGGGCAGGATTTATTTGCCCTACCTGCAGAACTGGAGCCAT CCTAAATCAAGTCTCATTGGATTAATCAAGGAAATGATTGCAAAGTTTGAAGAAGAGCTCCCTTTATACTCACTGTCATCTTCTGATGCAGCCAGGCAATCAGAACTTCTCTCCTATATTGCAAAGATTACTGAAG GAGAGACTGACATGAAATCAAGGAGTAAAACTCGAGACAGAAATGAAGAATGTTTTAACAAAATTACTGTTGTTGGAGCTGGAGATCTTGGCATTGCATGTGTACTAGCAGTTGCAGCAAAG gATATTGCAGACAAGGTGGTtcttttggatctttctgaAGCTGCAGCAAAAGGAGGGACCATGGATTTGGAGATTTTTGCTGTGCCAAATGTGGAGATCAGCAAAG atttttctgcttcagctgATTCCAAAGTTGTGGTGCTTACAGTTAATTCTCTGGGTAATGCTCAGACTTACCTCGATGTCATACAAAGCAATGTGGATTTGTTCAGAGGAATTATTCCAGCAGTATCCCACTACAGTCAGAATGCTGTTCTCCTTGTTGCCTCTCATCCAG TTGAAGTAATGACATTTGTGTCGTGGAAGATGAGCTCATTTCCCAAAAGCAGAGTAATTGGAGTTGGTGCCAACCTCGATTCAGAGAGATTTCGGTACATTCTGACCAACCTTTTGAAAGCAGAGGTGCTGGCAAAAGATGCTTGGGTTATTGGTGAACAAGGGGAAGACAAAG AGCTATGGAAGTCCTAA